Part of the Echeneis naucrates chromosome 1, fEcheNa1.1, whole genome shotgun sequence genome, AAGTTTagtatgaatgtattttttaacTGCCTTTAGCAGTTGAAATTTTTTTACGTTTGGGACAAAATATCGCagtacacattttaaattggtactttttgaaatgtgttgtaATACACAGAGgttgtagtttattttattaatccaTGAAAGTctttattaaaacattaaattctGAGTAAATTAATGTGcttttttctgtaaatttaGAAATACATTAAGTAACAACACAACTTGTAACAAATTTGTAATAATTTAGCTGTCTTTGATTTTAGCCGCACAGAATATTGggttttttaatatatatatatatatatatatatatatatatatatatatatatatatatatattggtttGGTATGACTTCTCGACTCATAAATGAAGAAACTCTATcatggtatatatatatatataccatgATAGAGTTCTCATAAATGAAGAAACTCTATcatggtatatatatatatataccatgATAGAGTTTCTTCATTTATGAGTCGAGAAGTCATACCAAACCAATAAAGTTTTTCCTTCATTGCTTCAGGTTGCCCTTGTGCATTTCCTGTTCAACATTTCTGGGATCATCTTGTGGTATCCAATTCCTTTCACCCGAATCCCTATTCGACTGGCTAAAGGCCTGGGCAACATCACTGCCTCTTACCGCTGGTTTGCTGCTGTCTACAtcatctgctgcttcttcattttACCATTCTTCGTCTTCAGCCTGTCGCTAGCTGGCTGGCAGGCATTGGTTGGTGTGGGAACACCTCTGGTCTTCGTGTTGATCATCATCGTTGCGATCAACGTGCTGCAAAAACGAAATCCTGGGTGTTTGCCCGCAGCACTGCAATCCTGGgatttcctccctctctgggcGCACTCACTGGCTCCCTGGGATAAAGTAGTTGGTGCGATTACTGCCaaatgctgttgctgctgcaaatGCTGCCAAGTTGCTGCGAGTGACCtagaacacagagagaaagagtctGTGGAAAAGAACGAAAAGCCACAAAAAGAGGTCTATGATAACCCTGCAATGAGTGCAGAAAAAGAGGTAGAAAATGAGATTAAGATAGAGCTACAAATTCTAAAAATGACCCAGCTGTGAGATTTTCCATGCGTGTTAGATGATGAACGCACAAACAGACATAATTGGCGCATGAAGCAAAAACattcaggaaaagaaaactataaattccacaattttttttatcttacttTAAGTAGTTATTTTAGAGTAAAGTGAGAAATGGCAGATTTCTCTATGGCAAAGAAAATGCCACATGCAGGGTGATGTTGGTCTTCTCACTGTACGCCGTTAACTGAAGTGGCCTTTAAAAGATATGGCTGGCAATACTCTATATTCACTTATCAACATCATGGAATACTCAAAGCCAACAGTTTGTACAGTCTGTAAATCCATCTCTCCACATTTTCTTCCTCACCTGGAATCTTACAAGAAACACAGATATGAAAGGGCTGATCAACTTCCTTAAACAGTTGAGCTTAAGGAGATAGTTTTTCGCAGTTTTTAACTTTAGTCGACCAGAAGAAGAGTCTGTTTGAAAGTCTGTGTAAAGTTTAGCTGCAGGGCATAGGCTTGTTCTGACATGTTTCGTTGGTTTTATCATGTTTcatcctttgtgtgtgtataaaagaCACATGAGTTTCTTACACATCGTTTTAAGGTGTAAAAGTGATTTTGTAATTGAGATGGATAATTGTATTCAAGGAATATGTGGTTTGAAATTAGATGAATGAACATCTAACTTTATGTTTTTAACCTTGACTGTTAAATGCTATATATTGCCTTCCAATAATACCAAAATGacagtttaaaataataaaagacaaaaaatattaCCGAATTGATagatttttgttattttttctacTTACCTTCCGGTAACCTCTTGATTTACTGTTCTATACCTTCATTCACGGCAAAATATAGGAAACTATTTACTGCTGCCTTATCAGCAGTATCTGAAGCACCATGGGCGATTATGATATAAGGATGACACAGAGTTCAGAGTGTAGAGTTCAGTGTTCAGCGTTAAAAACATACCCTGTTTGTGAAAAGTATTTCAAACATTAATatcatcacatcattttcatgatgatgcttttttttttttttttttttttcaaatgtcaggttttgtttttctgcacagcCAATGTCCAGGAAACCTCCAGTGTTGTGTAGACCGCTATACTGTCACATGTCAGGAGGCCATGTGCAAAGAACATGAGATGGATTATCAATGTGTCAATACTGAGGGCGTACCAACTGTGCCAAAGCACACGCCACTACcatgaaacacatttcagaTGGTCAACTGTCACTCAGTCTTTCAACAGGAAATGTTCCATACACATTCGTTCAAACTTCTATTTTATGAATTCAGCAACTTTAGCAATTGGTATTTCTAGCGCTATAACAATTTAGCTATTGAACCTATGAAAATGTTCCTTGCATacaggatatatatatatatatatatatatatatatatatatatatatataagatttTTTAGTAGATTAGTGAGCTACGCTCCTATCACATTTCATTCACGCCATTATCATCATATGCAATCAGCTTAGCTGGACATCAGTTATTTCTATATGTTATTGGTAATGGTCAAGACATTTTTTGAGTCActctcttcatttttaattatttgcaaGCCCCAATCTCTTACTCATGCTGAAGATAAACCTTGATAAGATTCTAGGCACGTTTCCTGTAATAAGATTAGCATAGAATTTAggtacattcacacacacacacacacacacacacgaaaccAAGAGACAAGACACATGTATGTCAGCATTTCTAAGTGGaatcacacacatttgtgtaacTCACACGCCAAGACATACACCATCATTAAATACGATCATCTATATTTTCTATCAAACCAAGTGAaacattttgcagttttaaacCAATGTTAAACAGCTAGACATGCTGCATTATTCTGGACcagtaatattttcttttcatgcttcatgacatatttaaataaagcaCCAAGCAATGTGTGAGGCAGattctattttttgttttacaatttttatGTCAAATAATTTGTATATATGATGTGAACTGGTAATATAAACATCTTTTTCAAATTTTACTTCCACAGCAACACATGTGTGCctttgttggccctgtgatggactggtgacctgtccagggtgtaccccgccctcgcctaGATTGCTAATTTCTCAGAATTTCATCACTCGTCAAATCATTCGGAACCTGAGAAGAATTTGAAATAAGGTTCTGTAGgcttgaaaaatatttttgccgcactacatgtattttttataaCAGTCTAAAGTCTGAAGTCTTTGGTCAGCACTCCCAGGAGAGTCTCAGTTCAGTTCATGTGTTCACGCATTGACTTCTGAATGGAATATTTCACTGACCAACACTGGCTCCTTGTGGCAAATATGAGAACAACACTGTCAGAGGCAGCTGAGGACAGCATCACACTATGAAAGGCAAGAGGACACCGAGGCAGGTAACGTGTGGTGCAATTTGCATGTATGAAGTATAATCAGTGCAACGCAGAATGTGTCTTAGTCGGCATTTGCTCATCTATCATgcgataatttttttttccggGCATGAAATCAGCACCTCTGTAGTTCAAACTGTCTTTTGGATATTTATTCTTGCAGAATGAAGGCAGTCCAACAACAAAGTGTGACTGTCTGCTGCAAGACTGTCTCAGAGCAGAGTTTCTCAGGAGTTGCTATAATCTAACAGCTCAAATGTAGCTGCAGCAGACAAAGTCACACTTGACATGGTCAACATTGCAATTATTATTACCAAGTTATTATTGTTCATTACTCAAACAAAAGAGGATTCACTGGTTGCACATGCCcaacaatgaaattatttgtCTGTATTGGTCAACCAATATAAAAATATCTCGAGTGgtaagaaggaggaggagcactATGCAGGACAAACCGTTCCCTGGATAAGTTACTGGCTTGACACCCAAGATTCGTAAACATTCATCGCCGGTCCTTAGCAGCTGTCGCAGCATCATTATCTAGTATTTTTAGTGCCGACCTTACTAGTACATGTCAATATGTCTTCACACAATTTCTTATATTGGAAAAGATGACATAATGTTGCTCCTACAGTGGGATTTTCTTGTCATCcgcatttttttctttttggactgcttttcattaaaaaaaaatttttaaaaagctgacaCAGATGACACAGCCTGCATCTTgacttgacctctgacccctctgACCTTTGATGAACGCACAGTCATTGTGACCTTGCAAGTGCAGGGCAGGGTCGGGACACGTCAATGAtgagaaacatttcattgtttctttctttctttctctgttctcGCTCATATTTTTCAAGACAAAAGACGGAGGAGGAATGACGCATTGCATATTATTAACTAGCAGGTCGACTAGCAGTGGCCCACCCAACATGTGAGATTTTAGGCGACCGCCTGTGTGGCCTGTATGGCCTTGCcgatatgcttttttttttcacactagTAACTCATCACTTTCTATGAAAACGCTTTGATTAACCAGCTGTAGCAACACTGTGAACTGTGCTCAAGTATTTAGCAGCAAAAGCATCTGATATTTCCTTTGGTGAAGAATAAATACTAACCAATGAGCAGAAGACTTAACATAGGCACATTTGCCTATTTGCAAATAGTATAAATGGCTATCATGACATATTGAGGACAAAACAACAAttggacaaaacaaattaatttattattttcaaaccCAGAGGCAATTTGTGGTTACAGCATTGGCAGATTGCCATTGTGCATTTTAAACACACCGTACACTGCCACAACCAATATCAATGCTTCACTAAAACTACAGTACTTCTAAGAATGCATTAATACAtctgctactactactactactactactacttctacgtctgaagcacaaaataaaaacaatacattaacataaaacacatttgcacCTGTAGCACCATTCGTTGAATTATACTGTAGATGAGGagaataatttaaatttaaatgggCCACTGCATTCTTCACAGGCTTGCGTTTCCATGTACCTCTCTTTGGAAGAGGGCCACTTCATACAGGACCAGTAAAGCTGGTCACTTGTGCAAGGATTTGTGCCTAAATCAAAAATCCATCTAGCATCATAACAGAGGCTAAACCCATTTTTTGTGATTGCCTGCTTCTTGGTTAGATTTAGGGGAATTATTGCACtgttctataaaaaaaaaaaaaaaaaatggaaaaaaagaaaagttcacaTGTAGATGGAAAAAGAGTCTTTAACTTAGAAGGGAACAGGGAATAGTAGGTGGTGTATCCAGCAACAACGCCTGCGGTGTCAACCATCTGGTCACAGGCAACGCTCGCTTCCCTCATCTCCCTCAGGCTGGATGGCAGAGGAGAGAACAAAAGTTAGAAGTTCGAAAAGATAGTTGTCACTTTATAGTGGGTTTAATATTGTAGCTCTGAATTATATCTTTTTAATGAATTGCAGCAACAGTCAAGGCAAATGCAAGGCAATGCGCTATAGTCAGTTTTGGCCAGTTAGACTATACCTTTAGTAGACTTTTCTGGCTGCAGAGGGCTGAGAGCTCTTGCTGGggctgctcttcttctcctcaggAGAACAGCAGCCAGGTCTCTCTTCATAACCGTGGGAGAAGCTGGGTTGACAAATCAAAAAAGTAAGACTCTCTtcagagttttgttttcaaGTAATATGACTTGCAAGTAATTGTAAAACCATGCCAACATTTACTTACCCTCAGTGCTGGCTGACTCTGAcgaagatgaggatgaagaagaggaggaagagtcagAGGCAGAGTCGGATGCTGAGGAGTCAGAGGCAGAATTGGACTCAGAGGACTCGGAGGAAGAGGATTCAGATGACTGAGAGGCCTCGGTGGACTCAGATGAGGAGGACTcggatgaggaggatgaggaggctgAATCAGAGGCTGATGAGTTAGAGTCAGATGCTGAAGAGTCAGAGGAAGAGTTGGAATCAgaatcagaggaggaggaagagtctgAAGCAGAGGATGAGGTGGATGAACCAGCTGTAGGATCTGTAACTACAGAATCTTCGACTGCGAGGTCAGCCACATCAGCAGATGTGTCGCCAGCAGGGTCCACAACCACCTCTGGTTCCACAGCTGATGATCACAGATAAAAATTTTTGTGTAAGAAAAAATACTTTTGGTACAGTGagcaatgatgatgatgaatttgaGTTTGTCCTTACCTCCCATGGACCAGCACACTGACAGAAGGGcacagatggagaggagggtCAGAGTCTTCATGGTGCTTTGGAGTTAGTTTCTTGCTGTAGACAAGTTgctttcttgttcttctttgcTTCCCTTCGAAGGCTTGCACTGTCTTTTCCCCGCATTCAAGGTCAATATATACTGCTGTCCACCTCTtgggaccagaccagacccacACGACGACATAAGTCTCTGATTGGATAGGGAGTCAGATGTCAACGTTTCCGCTTCCTCTGTCATGAAACACCCACACAGCCTCTGGCACTGAGTCCAAAAACTCATTCACCCACACAGAAACTTGCATCACCACAGCCATTCctggtatttgtttttatttacagtgcaTAGTTGTGTATGTAATCCTATATGTGCCGCATGTAAAACATCACGGCACATTAAAGCCAGACAAACAAGGTAACAGGAGGAGAGCAGGATGCACCGCGAAAAGACTG contains:
- the LOC115048642 gene encoding osteocalcin 2-like, encoding MKTLTLLSICALLSVCWSMGAVEPEVVVDPAGDTSADVADLAVEDSVVTDPTAGSSTSSSASDSSSSSDSDSNSSSDSSASDSNSSASDSASSSSSSESSSSESTEASQSSESSSSESSESNSASDSSASDSASDSSSSSSSSSSSESASTEASPTVMKRDLAAVLLRRRRAAPARALSPLQPEKSTKA